A region from the Muribaculum gordoncarteri genome encodes:
- the fabF gene encoding beta-ketoacyl-ACP synthase II gives MELKRVVVTGLGALTPIGNDVDTTWKNALEGVSGAGPITHFDASKFKTQFACEVKGFNVADHFDRKKARTLDLYAQYALVAAEQAVNDAKLTDEDINKDRIGVIIAAGIGGLHTFEEEAGYYAMHEDMGPKYNPFFIPKMIADIASGHVSMQYGFHGPNYGVVSACASSTNALIDAFNLIRLGKADAIVTGGAEAAIFPAGVGGFNSMHALSTRNDSPETASRPFSKSRDGFVMGEGSAVLVLEELEHAKARGAKIYAEVIGGGMSADAYHLTATHPEGLGAKLVMQNALEDAGLKPEEIDYINVHGTSTPVGDVSEVKAIKEVFGDHAYKMNISSTKSMTGHLLGATGALEALFCVKSVQNDIVPPTINHDPEDQDEEIDYNLNFTFDKAQKRPVNIALSNTFGFGGHNATVIVKKYAE, from the coding sequence ATGGAATTAAAGAGAGTTGTTGTAACAGGTCTTGGAGCGCTGACACCCATAGGCAACGATGTGGACACCACATGGAAGAATGCCCTCGAAGGTGTAAGCGGAGCCGGACCTATTACCCATTTTGACGCCTCAAAGTTCAAGACTCAATTCGCTTGTGAGGTTAAAGGCTTCAATGTAGCCGATCATTTCGACCGCAAGAAAGCCCGCACCCTCGACCTCTATGCACAGTATGCTCTCGTAGCTGCCGAGCAAGCAGTGAACGATGCCAAGCTTACCGACGAGGACATCAACAAGGATCGAATCGGAGTCATCATTGCAGCAGGCATCGGCGGACTTCACACATTTGAAGAAGAAGCCGGATACTATGCAATGCACGAGGACATGGGGCCAAAATACAATCCTTTCTTCATCCCCAAGATGATTGCTGACATTGCATCGGGTCACGTATCCATGCAATATGGCTTCCACGGCCCCAACTATGGTGTCGTTTCGGCCTGTGCATCATCAACCAACGCTCTTATCGACGCATTCAACCTAATCCGTTTGGGCAAGGCCGATGCCATTGTCACAGGCGGTGCCGAGGCTGCAATCTTCCCTGCAGGCGTTGGAGGCTTCAACTCTATGCACGCATTATCGACTCGCAACGACAGCCCTGAAACGGCATCTCGTCCCTTCAGCAAGTCACGCGACGGTTTTGTAATGGGTGAAGGTTCGGCAGTCCTCGTACTCGAGGAGCTCGAACACGCAAAGGCACGTGGCGCCAAGATATACGCTGAAGTTATCGGAGGCGGTATGTCGGCCGACGCTTACCACCTTACCGCAACCCATCCCGAAGGACTCGGAGCAAAGCTTGTAATGCAGAATGCTCTTGAGGACGCAGGTTTGAAGCCCGAAGAAATCGATTATATAAATGTTCATGGTACATCGACACCGGTCGGCGATGTTTCCGAGGTGAAAGCCATCAAGGAAGTGTTTGGCGACCATGCCTATAAGATGAACATCAGTTCCACCAAGTCAATGACCGGACACCTGCTCGGTGCCACCGGAGCTCTCGAAGCCCTCTTCTGCGTGAAGTCGGTGCAGAACGACATCGTTCCCCCCACCATCAATCACGACCCAGAGGATCAGGACGAAGAGATTGACTACAACCTCAACTTTACATTTGACAAAGCGCAGAAGCGCCCGGTAAACATCGCCTTGTCCAACACATTCGGATTCGGCGGTCACAATGCCACTGTCATTGTAAAGAAATATGCCGAATAA
- the truA gene encoding tRNA pseudouridine(38-40) synthase TruA, whose product MATPTLKTIEADDMSHNQRYFMRLSYRGASFHGWQSQPNAVSVQSAIELAMSRALRTPIKITGAGRTDTGVNARLMVAHFDLSQPITDKAALCRSLNAMVGPDIAIEGIYEVAPDAHARFDATSRTYHYYTHTGKSPFLYPLSWQEPASPLNFDMMNRAAAILLDIDDFTSFAKLHSDNKTNICNVTHAEWSTVDGDASRHAFVITADRFLRNMVRAVVGTLIEVGRGKMTLDQFKKVVEAHDRCAAGTSMPPQPLFLWDITYPFEYIY is encoded by the coding sequence ATGGCTACACCTACCTTGAAAACGATTGAAGCCGACGACATGTCACATAATCAACGTTACTTCATGCGCCTCTCCTACAGAGGCGCATCTTTTCACGGGTGGCAGTCACAGCCCAATGCCGTAAGCGTCCAGTCGGCAATCGAACTCGCCATGTCACGAGCATTGCGCACTCCGATAAAAATAACCGGAGCGGGACGAACCGACACCGGTGTCAATGCCCGGCTCATGGTAGCACACTTCGACTTGTCGCAACCCATTACCGACAAAGCCGCGTTATGTCGCAGCCTAAACGCAATGGTCGGGCCCGACATAGCCATCGAGGGAATCTACGAAGTAGCGCCCGATGCACATGCTCGGTTCGACGCCACATCGCGCACCTATCACTACTACACCCACACGGGAAAGTCGCCGTTTCTCTACCCGCTGAGCTGGCAGGAACCCGCATCACCGCTCAACTTCGACATGATGAACCGCGCGGCGGCAATACTGCTCGACATCGACGACTTCACCTCATTTGCCAAACTGCACTCCGACAACAAGACCAACATCTGCAATGTCACACATGCCGAGTGGTCGACAGTCGACGGTGACGCGTCACGCCATGCATTCGTCATTACGGCCGACCGCTTCCTCCGCAACATGGTGCGTGCGGTAGTGGGCACCCTTATCGAGGTGGGACGAGGCAAGATGACGCTCGACCAGTTCAAAAAAGTGGTTGAGGCTCATGACCGATGTGCCGCCGGAACATCGATGCCGCCTCAACCGCTATTTCTTTGGGATATAACCTACCCCTTTGAATATATTTACTAA
- a CDS encoding acyl-CoA thioesterase gives MKVRDYEVDSEGIVNNAIYLHYLEHTRHEFCEWAGLSFRAMHEQGIDPVLNKVEITYKTPLRLGERFVSKLNITRNGARFVFIQDIYNMQGQPVVTSKVSCVATRNGRLTRGDELAEAFKNYL, from the coding sequence ATGAAGGTACGTGATTATGAAGTCGATTCCGAAGGAATCGTAAACAATGCCATATATCTTCACTATCTCGAACACACCCGCCATGAATTCTGCGAATGGGCGGGACTCTCATTCCGTGCCATGCACGAGCAAGGCATCGACCCCGTCCTGAACAAGGTCGAAATCACCTACAAGACCCCGCTCCGTCTTGGCGAGCGATTTGTGAGCAAACTCAACATAACGCGCAACGGAGCGCGATTCGTATTCATTCAGGACATATACAACATGCAGGGGCAGCCCGTAGTAACATCCAAGGTGAGCTGTGTCGCGACACGTAACGGACGACTCACCCGAGGTGACGAACTTGCCGAAGCGTTCAAGAATTATCTGTAA
- a CDS encoding RsiV family protein — MNLKFYTPMVAGLLILSACSQSASKGDNDASVTTEGIVNFEVKQTIKTLDRTYACKGASAVFDDSIPVFSVVRMAVQWPEKMGDCNIKVLQDSLLSMMFDDPAINIDESMVRAGENPEGADLFTMQPIDSLPNEGAMVYMRDMISSVVTFSRHYVVYEVLTSVYDGGAHGLTNSRYLTYDLDKGRVIDANVMFKPDSGDALLKAIKSELMADNGVSTLKELDAKGFFSDQIYVSHNVYLQGYDVVFHYNPYEIAPYSEGSVDVRIPFYEISDQLTPEVLNIFNTTDF, encoded by the coding sequence ATGAATTTGAAATTTTACACGCCTATGGTTGCCGGGTTGCTGATTTTGTCGGCTTGCAGTCAATCGGCATCGAAAGGAGATAACGATGCTTCGGTTACTACCGAGGGTATTGTCAACTTTGAGGTAAAGCAGACAATCAAGACACTTGATCGTACCTATGCCTGCAAAGGGGCTTCGGCGGTGTTTGACGATTCGATACCTGTGTTCAGTGTTGTAAGGATGGCTGTGCAATGGCCTGAGAAGATGGGTGATTGCAATATAAAGGTGCTTCAGGACTCGCTGTTGTCGATGATGTTTGACGATCCGGCAATAAACATCGATGAATCGATGGTGAGAGCGGGAGAGAACCCTGAGGGTGCCGATCTGTTCACGATGCAGCCTATTGACTCGCTGCCCAATGAAGGTGCGATGGTGTATATGCGTGACATGATCTCATCGGTCGTTACTTTCAGCCGTCACTATGTGGTATATGAGGTGTTGACGAGCGTATATGACGGCGGAGCCCACGGACTCACCAACTCGCGTTATCTAACCTACGATCTTGACAAGGGCCGGGTAATCGATGCCAATGTAATGTTCAAGCCCGATTCAGGTGACGCGTTACTTAAGGCTATAAAGAGCGAGCTGATGGCCGACAACGGTGTGTCGACATTGAAGGAGCTTGACGCCAAGGGATTTTTCAGCGATCAGATATATGTGTCGCACAATGTGTATCTTCAGGGATATGATGTGGTGTTTCACTATAACCCGTACGAGATAGCACCTTACAGTGAAGGCAGTGTCGATGTGAGGATTCCTTTCTATGAGATAAGCGACCAGCTGACTCCCGAGGTGTTGAACATATTCAACACGACTGATTTTTAG
- the dprA gene encoding DNA-processing protein DprA — protein sequence MTDPYLIAFASLRSINRRLAEEILSRTGDEATFFTLPKSKLSAIMGCSNRLFDSDYRAELMQRARNEARFIDENRIHTLYFRNSDYPSRLTECDDAPLMLYTLGECDINARHIISIVGTRHATPYGVDFVTRLIDDLAAKLDSPPVIVSGLAYGIDIAAHRAAMNAGLPTVAVLAHGLNTIYPAAHRNAAAEIVHKGGMLVTDYMSKSVMHKGNFVARNRIVAGLADCLVVAESAEKGGALITAGIAAAYNRDVMALPGRTSDKYSRGCNRLIASNVAALIDGADALIEAMQWKSKPTEGTQEELPVTMSPDEQSIADYLTANGEGCINEMCVTLGIPISRLMTTLIDMEFKGIIITYPGGKYRLS from the coding sequence ATGACCGATCCCTATCTCATAGCATTTGCATCGTTACGCTCCATCAATCGCCGATTGGCCGAGGAAATACTTTCCCGCACCGGCGACGAAGCGACATTCTTTACCCTCCCCAAGAGTAAGCTGTCGGCAATAATGGGGTGCTCCAATCGGCTATTCGACTCCGATTACCGCGCCGAGTTGATGCAACGTGCCCGAAATGAGGCGCGATTCATCGATGAGAACAGGATTCACACACTATATTTCCGCAACAGCGACTATCCTTCGCGATTGACTGAGTGCGACGACGCACCACTGATGCTTTACACTCTTGGAGAGTGTGACATCAATGCCCGTCACATAATCAGCATCGTGGGAACGCGTCACGCAACACCTTACGGCGTCGACTTCGTAACGCGCCTCATCGACGACCTCGCGGCAAAGCTCGACTCTCCGCCCGTTATCGTGAGCGGACTTGCTTATGGCATCGACATAGCCGCCCATCGGGCCGCCATGAATGCCGGGCTGCCTACCGTTGCAGTCCTGGCCCACGGCCTTAACACCATATACCCTGCGGCTCACCGTAACGCGGCAGCCGAAATAGTGCATAAAGGAGGCATGCTCGTCACCGACTACATGTCGAAAAGCGTTATGCACAAAGGCAATTTCGTGGCTCGCAACCGCATTGTAGCCGGGCTTGCCGACTGCCTCGTCGTAGCGGAATCGGCCGAAAAAGGTGGTGCACTCATCACTGCAGGCATCGCAGCGGCCTACAACCGCGATGTCATGGCACTTCCCGGAAGGACATCCGACAAATACAGTCGCGGATGCAACCGGCTGATAGCATCCAACGTAGCGGCACTCATCGACGGTGCCGATGCGCTCATCGAGGCGATGCAGTGGAAATCAAAGCCGACCGAAGGCACACAAGAGGAGCTGCCCGTCACGATGTCACCCGACGAACAATCGATAGCCGACTACCTCACCGCCAATGGCGAGGGATGCATCAATGAAATGTGCGTCACGCTCGGCATCCCCATAAGCCGATTGATGACTACGCTTATCGACATGGAGTTCAAAGGCATTATTATCACCTATCCCGGCGGTAAATACCGACTTTCGTAA
- a CDS encoding CobW family GTP-binding protein codes for MNRKATPILLLTGYLGSGKTTLLNHILSNERGIKFAVIVNDIGEVNIDATLIQKGGIVGQDDSGDLVALQNGCICCTLKMDLVKQLQDIVATRKFDYIVIEASGVCEPAPIAQTIDAMSQMDDYSTVFGIKPPYLDCIVTVVDALRMKSEFSCGNSLTKHDIDQDDIENLVIQQIEFCNIILLNKISEVTPEEAGLIKSIIRTLQPKARIIECDYADVPLEDIINTRLFDFESVATSATWVHEIEKPLDDDDDDDDEHESHHHHHDEHHHDEHHHHCDSHHHHHHHDGEGEAEEYGIGTFVYFRRRPFNFDKFDRYVNMNWPANVIRTKGVLYFSHNRDMSILFEQAGVQKKITEAGLWYATAPEEELRQLMQYEPGLARDWDDVYGDRMIKLVFIGQHLDRDAIASALDACLEKE; via the coding sequence ATGAATCGTAAAGCTACACCAATCCTGCTGCTCACGGGCTATCTCGGGAGCGGTAAGACAACTTTGCTCAATCACATTCTCTCCAATGAACGAGGCATTAAGTTTGCCGTAATCGTAAACGACATCGGCGAAGTCAACATCGACGCAACCCTCATACAGAAAGGCGGAATCGTAGGACAGGACGATTCCGGCGACCTCGTGGCGTTGCAGAACGGATGTATATGCTGCACATTGAAGATGGATCTCGTAAAGCAGTTGCAGGACATCGTCGCTACACGCAAATTCGACTATATCGTAATCGAGGCAAGCGGAGTGTGCGAGCCCGCACCTATCGCGCAGACCATCGACGCAATGAGTCAGATGGACGACTATTCAACCGTATTCGGCATAAAGCCTCCCTATCTCGACTGCATCGTAACCGTGGTCGACGCCCTTCGCATGAAGAGCGAATTCAGCTGCGGCAACTCACTCACAAAGCATGACATCGACCAGGACGACATAGAGAATCTCGTAATTCAACAGATTGAGTTCTGCAACATAATCCTCCTCAACAAGATATCAGAAGTCACGCCCGAAGAGGCCGGACTCATAAAGAGCATCATACGCACCCTACAGCCAAAGGCCCGTATTATAGAGTGTGACTATGCCGATGTTCCGCTTGAGGACATAATCAACACACGGCTCTTTGACTTCGAGTCGGTGGCCACTTCGGCGACATGGGTGCATGAGATAGAAAAGCCTCTTGATGATGATGATGACGATGACGACGAGCATGAATCGCATCATCACCATCATGACGAGCACCACCATGATGAGCACCATCATCATTGCGACTCGCATCACCATCACCACCATCACGATGGAGAGGGTGAAGCCGAAGAATACGGTATAGGGACATTTGTCTACTTCCGCCGCCGTCCGTTCAACTTTGACAAGTTTGACCGTTATGTCAACATGAATTGGCCGGCAAACGTAATACGCACCAAGGGCGTGCTCTACTTCAGCCACAATCGTGACATGTCGATTCTTTTCGAGCAAGCCGGTGTACAGAAGAAAATTACCGAAGCGGGTCTGTGGTATGCAACAGCTCCCGAAGAAGAACTACGCCAATTGATGCAATACGAGCCCGGACTTGCACGCGACTGGGATGATGTCTACGGCGACCGCATGATCAAACTCGTGTTCATCGGTCAGCATCTCGACCGTGACGCAATAGCATCGGCACTCGATGCCTGTCTGGAGAAAGAGTGA
- a CDS encoding acyl carrier protein, whose amino-acid sequence MSEIASRVKAIIADKLNVDENEVTENAEFTKDLGADSLDTVELIMEFEKEFGITIPDDKAEGITTVKDAIDYIEAAKN is encoded by the coding sequence ATGTCAGAAATTGCATCTCGAGTTAAGGCTATTATCGCTGACAAGCTCAACGTTGACGAAAATGAAGTAACTGAAAACGCAGAATTCACCAAGGACCTTGGCGCAGATAGCCTCGACACCGTTGAACTCATCATGGAGTTTGAGAAAGAATTCGGCATCACTATCCCCGATGACAAGGCTGAAGGCATCACTACAGTTAAGGATGCTATCGACTACATCGAAGCTGCAAAGAACTAA
- a CDS encoding nucleoside phosphorylase, whose product MSTKKIQPSEMIINPDGTIFHLHLLPSQLTDRIILVGDPGRVNMVAEFFDTKTFEVSSREFHTIGGTYKGKPIMCLSHGIGPDNIDIVINELDALANIDFATREVKPEHRTLTLVRIGTSGALQPELIVGTPVIAAHAIGFDGVLNYYAGRNEVCDIDYQQAFCDYVHWNPLWAKPYVVPADKELVERIGRDDMVRGHTISAVGFYGPQGRELRLPLANPDLNSRIEKFRYNGEPVTNYEMESAPLQGLSLLLGHKAMTVCSIIANRVSTNATPNYKTAIHDLIKTVLERI is encoded by the coding sequence ATGAGCACTAAAAAAATTCAACCATCAGAAATGATAATCAATCCCGACGGTACAATCTTCCACCTACACCTTCTTCCCTCCCAGTTGACCGACCGAATAATCCTCGTGGGCGATCCGGGACGAGTAAACATGGTAGCTGAATTTTTCGACACCAAGACATTTGAAGTGTCGTCACGTGAATTTCACACCATAGGTGGCACCTATAAGGGAAAACCCATAATGTGTCTTAGCCACGGCATAGGCCCCGACAACATCGACATTGTGATCAACGAGCTCGACGCACTTGCCAACATCGACTTCGCCACCCGTGAAGTAAAGCCTGAACACCGCACACTCACCCTCGTGCGCATAGGCACATCGGGAGCGTTACAGCCCGAACTGATTGTCGGCACACCCGTCATAGCCGCTCATGCAATAGGATTTGACGGTGTGCTCAACTACTATGCCGGACGCAACGAAGTGTGTGACATCGACTATCAACAGGCTTTCTGCGATTATGTACACTGGAATCCGTTATGGGCAAAGCCCTACGTAGTGCCTGCCGACAAGGAGCTTGTTGAGCGCATAGGCCGTGACGACATGGTGAGAGGTCACACTATATCGGCTGTAGGTTTCTATGGCCCGCAAGGCCGCGAACTTCGATTGCCGCTCGCCAATCCCGACTTGAACAGCCGCATCGAGAAGTTCCGTTACAACGGCGAACCCGTCACCAACTACGAAATGGAGAGTGCGCCATTGCAGGGACTGTCACTGCTGCTCGGACACAAGGCGATGACCGTGTGCTCAATAATCGCAAATCGCGTGTCGACCAACGCAACACCCAATTACAAAACAGCAATTCACGACTTGATAAAGACCGTGCTCGAACGCATCTGA